From Amphritea atlantica, a single genomic window includes:
- a CDS encoding iron ABC transporter permease, whose protein sequence is MIRERDVKQRFSKKSRYLFGWYSCTWGTALMVALPVLSVFYLALFPKENIWGHLAETVLPVYITTTLALMLGVGALSIATGVCGAWLVTMCRFPGRRIFEWALLLPFAVPAYVIAYVYTDLLEYSGAVQIFLRELFGWQTARDYWFPDIRTLGGAILMLAMVLYPYIYLLARASFLEQSTTIHDASRTLGCTPWQSFYRVSLPIARPAIAVGLSLVSMETINDFGTVDYFAVKSMSAGIYDTWLNMSNLGGAAQIASMMMIFVVILISLERLARTKQRQFHSSDRFKTLTGYRLSGWRAWGATLLCGLPVVTGFVIPVWILAGYALSNLDQLWTSNFITHASHSFLLSSCAALLTIVVALLLAYSKRLHKTQSLKIAAQFSSLGYAMPGAVLAIGVIIPLAAFDNFIDALMEEFFNLSTGLLLSGTAFAVVFAYVVRFLAVSVGSVESSLNKITESMDMASRSLGHSPLQTLTKVHLPLIKGGILTAALVVFVDCMKELPATLILRPFNYDTLATYVYQYASDEMLEACSLAALLIVLVGIIPVILLSRTISATRESN, encoded by the coding sequence GTGATCAGAGAACGCGATGTAAAACAACGCTTTTCGAAAAAAAGCCGCTATCTGTTTGGCTGGTATAGCTGTACCTGGGGTACGGCACTGATGGTGGCGTTGCCGGTTCTGTCTGTTTTCTATCTGGCCCTGTTTCCAAAGGAAAATATCTGGGGCCATCTAGCAGAAACAGTACTACCTGTTTACATCACAACCACCCTGGCACTGATGCTCGGCGTCGGGGCGCTCTCTATCGCCACCGGTGTCTGTGGAGCCTGGTTGGTGACCATGTGCCGCTTCCCCGGCCGGCGTATCTTCGAATGGGCACTCCTGCTGCCTTTTGCTGTCCCTGCCTATGTGATCGCCTACGTCTATACCGACCTGCTGGAATACTCCGGTGCGGTACAAATTTTTCTGCGTGAATTGTTTGGCTGGCAAACGGCCCGGGATTACTGGTTTCCCGACATTCGCACGCTGGGCGGTGCGATCCTGATGCTGGCGATGGTGCTCTATCCCTATATCTATCTGCTGGCCCGGGCCTCTTTTCTGGAACAATCCACAACTATTCATGATGCCAGCCGGACTCTGGGCTGCACCCCCTGGCAAAGCTTTTATCGGGTATCCCTGCCAATAGCCCGTCCCGCGATCGCCGTGGGCCTGTCGTTGGTTTCGATGGAAACCATAAACGACTTTGGCACCGTCGATTATTTTGCGGTAAAAAGTATGAGCGCGGGTATCTACGATACCTGGCTCAACATGAGTAACCTCGGCGGGGCCGCCCAGATCGCCAGCATGATGATGATTTTTGTCGTCATACTGATCTCTCTGGAACGGCTTGCACGGACAAAACAGCGCCAGTTTCACAGTTCCGACCGCTTTAAAACGCTCACCGGATACCGCCTTTCCGGCTGGCGTGCATGGGGGGCCACACTGCTGTGCGGACTGCCTGTAGTAACAGGGTTTGTCATTCCGGTATGGATTTTGGCCGGTTATGCTTTAAGCAATTTAGACCAGCTGTGGACCAGCAATTTCATCACGCATGCCAGTCATAGTTTTCTGCTTTCCAGCTGCGCAGCCCTGCTAACCATTGTAGTAGCATTGCTGCTGGCTTACTCGAAACGGCTACACAAAACACAGAGCCTCAAAATCGCAGCACAATTTTCCAGCCTGGGGTATGCGATGCCGGGCGCGGTGCTGGCGATCGGTGTGATCATTCCCCTGGCCGCTTTTGATAACTTCATTGATGCGCTGATGGAAGAGTTTTTTAATCTGTCTACCGGCCTGCTACTCAGCGGCACTGCTTTCGCCGTTGTATTTGCTTATGTCGTACGGTTTCTGGCGGTGTCGGTCGGTTCAGTAGAATCAAGCCTTAACAAGATTACTGAAAGTATGGATATGGCATCACGATCACTGGGACACTCGCCACTGCAGACCCTGACAAAAGTGCACCTGCCCTTGATAAAAGGCGGGATCCTGACAGCGGCACTGGTGGTATTTGTGGATTGTATGAAGGAACTGCCAGCGACCCTGATTCTGCGACCTTTCAACTACGATACACTGGCAACCTATGTCTATCAGTATGCTTCGGATGAGATGCTGGAAGCCTGCTCACTTGCCGCACTGCTGATAGTACTGGTGGGGATTATACCGGTCATACTGCTGAGCAGAACTATTTCAGCCACCCGCGAAAGTAACTGA
- a CDS encoding MmoB/DmpM family protein, with amino-acid sequence MSKVYIALQDNDESRYIVEAIEESNPDATVIHQPAMIRIERENKLVIERSVVEEKMGRDWDVQELHINLITLGGNVDEDDDQFVLEWKR; translated from the coding sequence ATGTCAAAAGTATATATCGCACTGCAGGACAACGATGAGTCCCGCTATATCGTCGAAGCGATTGAAGAGAGTAATCCGGATGCCACTGTTATCCATCAGCCCGCGATGATCCGTATCGAACGGGAAAATAAACTGGTAATCGAACGTTCGGTGGTGGAAGAGAAGATGGGACGGGACTGGGATGTGCAGGAGTTGCACATCAATCTGATCACCCTCGGCGGTAACGTAGATGAAGATGACGATCAGTTCGTCCTTGAGTGGAAACGGTAA
- a CDS encoding 16S rRNA (uracil(1498)-N(3))-methyltransferase: MNLILLFESDFTATDTVIINDRRFHHIRQFHQPAQGQRLKVGLLNGKTGSGIVISLTEQSITLEVLLENQPPAALPLTLLLALPRPKMLKRTLQTITSMGVKQIYLINSYKVDKSYWSTPVLQQDNLREQLLLGLEQSGDTVLPEVHLRKRFKPFVEDELPQIARQTRALVAHPYHASPCPGASTGETTLAIGPEGGFIPYEVEKFQATGFEAIHIGQRILRVENAVPVLLARLFPV, translated from the coding sequence ATGAATCTGATACTCCTGTTTGAAAGTGATTTCACCGCAACCGATACCGTGATCATCAATGACCGGCGCTTTCACCATATCAGGCAGTTCCACCAGCCAGCCCAGGGACAGCGACTGAAAGTAGGCCTGCTGAATGGCAAGACCGGTAGCGGCATCGTGATCAGCCTCACTGAGCAGAGCATCACGCTGGAGGTATTACTGGAAAACCAGCCTCCTGCCGCTCTGCCACTGACCCTGTTACTGGCGCTGCCCCGACCCAAAATGCTGAAACGCACCCTGCAAACCATTACCAGTATGGGGGTTAAACAGATCTACCTGATCAACTCTTACAAGGTGGATAAAAGTTACTGGTCGACGCCGGTGTTGCAGCAGGACAATCTCAGAGAGCAATTACTGCTGGGGCTGGAACAGTCAGGCGATACGGTACTGCCCGAAGTGCACCTGCGAAAGCGCTTTAAGCCATTTGTAGAGGATGAACTGCCGCAGATCGCCCGCCAGACCCGGGCTCTGGTTGCACACCCCTACCATGCCTCGCCCTGCCCCGGGGCCAGCACCGGGGAAACAACCCTCGCTATCGGCCCCGAGGGTGGTTTTATACCCTATGAAGTTGAAAAGTTTCAGGCCACCGGGTTTGAAGCGATCCATATCGGCCAGAGAATTCTGCGGGTTGAGAATGCAGTACCGGTGTTATTAGCCAGGCTATTTCCTGTTTAA
- the ampD gene encoding 1,6-anhydro-N-acetylmuramyl-L-alanine amidase AmpD, translating to MTRLNEILQIEAGWLNGAEHYPSPNFNQRPDTEQPRLLVIHNISLPPAKFGGGYIRDFFLNRLDTAAHPYFETIASLQVSAHLLIERSGHLLQFVGFDQRAWHAGQSQYCGADNCNDFSIGIELEGTDTIPYTEQQYRQLARVAAALLAYYPEMSAGHITGHSDIAPQRKSDPGPAFNRDYFDRLLKRELHG from the coding sequence ATGACCCGGTTAAATGAGATTCTTCAGATAGAAGCGGGCTGGCTGAATGGGGCTGAACACTATCCGTCGCCCAATTTTAATCAGCGTCCGGATACTGAGCAGCCACGCTTGCTGGTGATACACAATATCAGTCTGCCGCCGGCGAAGTTTGGTGGCGGCTATATCCGGGATTTTTTTCTCAACCGGCTGGACACTGCCGCCCATCCCTATTTTGAAACGATCGCTTCGTTGCAGGTGTCTGCGCATCTGTTAATTGAGCGAAGCGGCCATCTGCTTCAGTTTGTTGGTTTTGATCAGCGGGCCTGGCATGCGGGGCAATCTCAGTACTGCGGTGCCGATAACTGTAATGACTTCTCAATTGGTATTGAGCTGGAAGGGACTGATACGATTCCCTATACCGAACAGCAGTATCGGCAGCTGGCCAGGGTGGCAGCGGCTCTGTTGGCTTATTACCCTGAGATGAGTGCGGGGCACATCACCGGTCATTCGGATATCGCTCCGCAGCGTAAATCCGACCCGGGCCCGGCGTTTAACCGGGACTATTTTGATCGGCTGTTGAAGCGGGAGTTGCACGGATGA
- a CDS encoding phenol hydroxylase subunit P4, giving the protein MPVYALNPGYQGERMDRVENFHGNQVVYLGWDEHRMFCAAKAFPLPPSMPFAALIENIMPEAFGQHPEFSQINWDTAEWLLDGEPFKPQLDASLEAQGVGHKSLIRFKTPELLGYQSAGV; this is encoded by the coding sequence ATGCCTGTATACGCACTAAATCCTGGCTATCAGGGCGAGCGGATGGACCGGGTGGAGAACTTCCACGGCAATCAGGTTGTTTACCTGGGTTGGGATGAGCACCGCATGTTCTGCGCGGCCAAAGCGTTTCCACTGCCACCCTCAATGCCGTTTGCGGCGTTGATTGAAAATATTATGCCGGAAGCCTTTGGTCAGCATCCGGAGTTCAGTCAGATCAACTGGGACACGGCTGAGTGGCTGCTGGACGGTGAACCGTTTAAACCCCAACTGGATGCCAGTCTGGAGGCTCAGGGCGTGGGGCACAAATCGCTGATCCGCTTTAAAACCCCGGAACTGCTGGGTTATCAAAGCGCAGGGGTTTAA
- a CDS encoding Fe(3+) ABC transporter substrate-binding protein: protein MRKPFKQQIKKLAFIALPLTIAANSASAADEVNIYSYRQQFLIQPMLDAFTADTGIKTNVVFAKKGLIERLEHEGKNSPADIVLTSDIGPLYDVVEKGLTQPVESEILTGNIPAHYRDPANQWFGLTSRTRLIYASKDRVAEGEIKSYEELADPKWKGRICTRSGKHSYNLSLIGSMIAHHGEAEAEQWLEGVKANLARKPQGNDRAQVKAVKEGVCDIALGNSYYFGKMITNEKQPEQKEWANAVNLVFPNQDDRGAHMSISGAALTKYAPNKESAVKLMEFLSEAQAQSMYAEANFEFPVRPGTPRSELLNKYMGDFKQDSINLQKVAELRAQAARMADKVGFDN from the coding sequence ATGCGTAAACCATTCAAGCAACAGATTAAAAAACTGGCCTTTATCGCTCTGCCACTGACAATCGCAGCCAACTCGGCCTCGGCTGCCGATGAAGTGAACATCTATTCATACCGCCAACAGTTCCTGATTCAGCCGATGCTGGATGCTTTCACCGCTGATACCGGCATCAAAACCAACGTTGTTTTTGCCAAAAAAGGGCTGATTGAACGCCTCGAGCATGAGGGTAAAAACTCTCCGGCGGATATTGTACTGACATCTGATATCGGACCGCTCTACGATGTGGTCGAAAAGGGTCTGACTCAGCCAGTAGAGAGTGAAATCCTGACAGGGAATATTCCGGCACATTATCGTGACCCGGCAAACCAGTGGTTCGGTCTCACCAGCCGTACCCGCCTGATCTACGCCTCAAAAGACCGCGTCGCCGAGGGTGAAATCAAGAGCTACGAAGAGCTGGCTGATCCGAAGTGGAAGGGACGCATCTGTACCCGCAGCGGTAAACACTCGTACAACCTGTCACTGATCGGTTCCATGATCGCCCATCACGGTGAAGCAGAAGCAGAGCAATGGCTGGAGGGAGTCAAAGCTAACCTGGCACGTAAACCTCAGGGCAACGACCGTGCACAGGTCAAAGCGGTTAAAGAAGGGGTGTGTGATATTGCCCTCGGAAACTCTTATTACTTCGGTAAGATGATCACCAACGAGAAACAACCGGAGCAGAAAGAGTGGGCGAACGCCGTCAACCTGGTATTTCCCAATCAGGATGATCGCGGTGCACACATGAGTATCTCCGGAGCCGCTCTGACAAAATATGCGCCGAACAAAGAAAGTGCTGTCAAGCTGATGGAGTTCCTCAGTGAAGCGCAAGCACAATCGATGTACGCAGAAGCCAACTTCGAGTTTCCAGTACGCCCGGGAACCCCTCGCTCAGAACTTCTGAACAAGTATATGGGAGATTTCAAACAGGACAGCATCAACCTGCAGAAAGTCGCAGAGCTGCGAGCGCAGGCTGCACGGATGGCTGATAAAGTCGGTTTTGATAACTGA
- a CDS encoding aromatic/alkene monooxygenase hydroxylase subunit beta: MTIEIKTAMLEPVRNTFAHIERRFGDKPATRYQEATYDVASEINFHYKPLWQPEFELNDKGRTAIVMEDWYAFKDPRQFYYGTYVQMRARQQEVAESNYSFFEKRDLARLIPEAIQQKVIRLLVPLRHVEQAANLNNMYGSSLGYGTAITQALLYNGMDRLGNAQYLSRIGLILDGNSGDALAEAKRYWTDDAVWQGVRAYCEANICVEDWFESFVAQDVVLDGLIYELVYLQFDQWLADNGGQDFSMLTEFIQNWNKDTNRWVDAVVKIAATESDANKQQLNQWVEHWKGKAFEALAPLAEEMIGPEALAIAGDAWGKRLAKTGLLK; the protein is encoded by the coding sequence ATGACCATTGAGATTAAAACAGCCATGCTGGAGCCGGTGCGCAACACTTTTGCGCACATTGAACGTCGTTTCGGTGATAAACCGGCTACCCGTTATCAGGAAGCGACTTATGATGTTGCCTCCGAAATTAACTTTCATTACAAGCCTCTGTGGCAACCTGAGTTTGAACTCAACGATAAAGGCCGTACCGCCATCGTGATGGAAGACTGGTACGCCTTCAAAGACCCCCGTCAATTTTACTACGGCACCTATGTACAGATGCGCGCCAGGCAGCAGGAAGTGGCTGAGAGCAATTACAGCTTCTTCGAAAAGCGCGATCTGGCGCGCCTGATTCCTGAGGCCATTCAGCAGAAGGTGATCCGGCTACTGGTGCCGCTGCGTCATGTCGAGCAAGCGGCCAACCTGAATAACATGTATGGCAGCTCACTGGGCTATGGCACAGCGATTACTCAGGCGCTGTTGTATAACGGCATGGATCGTCTGGGCAATGCTCAGTATCTGTCGCGCATCGGTCTGATTCTGGATGGTAACTCCGGTGATGCCCTGGCTGAAGCCAAGCGCTACTGGACCGACGATGCGGTGTGGCAGGGCGTGCGTGCCTACTGCGAAGCCAATATCTGTGTCGAAGACTGGTTTGAATCTTTTGTCGCTCAGGATGTGGTTTTGGATGGACTGATTTATGAGCTGGTCTATCTGCAGTTCGATCAGTGGCTGGCGGATAACGGCGGTCAGGACTTCAGCATGCTGACCGAGTTTATTCAGAACTGGAATAAAGACACCAATCGCTGGGTGGATGCGGTGGTGAAAATTGCAGCCACGGAATCCGATGCCAACAAACAGCAGCTGAACCAGTGGGTTGAACACTGGAAAGGCAAAGCCTTTGAAGCACTGGCGCCGCTGGCTGAAGAGATGATCGGCCCTGAAGCACTGGCGATAGCCGGGGATGCCTGGGGTAAACGTCTGGCAAAAACCGGTCTGCTGAAATAA
- a CDS encoding phenol hydroxylase: protein MADLKLHTRNDSENRSGFDRLTKYVRVRSAEDARFVEFDFAIGDPALFVELIMPKGAFEHFCTANEVVFMTREQQEAIDIEMEKWRYGEETLMANNHR from the coding sequence ATGGCAGATCTGAAACTACACACCCGTAATGATTCTGAGAACCGGTCCGGTTTTGACCGGCTGACTAAGTATGTCCGTGTGCGTAGTGCTGAGGATGCCCGCTTCGTAGAGTTTGATTTTGCTATCGGTGACCCGGCGCTGTTCGTCGAACTGATTATGCCAAAAGGCGCTTTCGAACATTTTTGTACTGCCAATGAGGTGGTCTTTATGACCCGGGAGCAGCAGGAAGCTATCGATATCGAGATGGAAAAATGGCGCTACGGAGAGGAAACGCTGATGGCGAATAACCACCGCTGA
- a CDS encoding ABC transporter ATP-binding protein, producing the protein MTPLLELRSISCGYENTVIAGQLNMQLQAGEIACLLGPSGCGKTTVLRAVAGFNSLLSGTIVQNGKEISSVGFTLPPEQRGIGVVFQDYALFPHLNVFDNIAFGLHRRSAAEKKLSVAEMLKLVELPDISNRYPHELSGGQQQRVALARALAPKPKLLLMDEPFSNLDTDLRKQLALEVRSILKDQGIAAIMVTHDQQEAFAISDKLGILARGTLQQWGTPTELYYQPVNPLVAGFVGKGELFDAECLSETAVVTELGTIEFAEPFGGVTGKQLSLFIRPADIRPSTEKGNVMATIEQKEFLGSSVVYQLMLPSGRRIESEIFEPLMFEVGSQVSLHVSAHRPIAFSG; encoded by the coding sequence ATGACTCCTCTGCTGGAACTCAGATCAATTAGTTGCGGTTATGAAAATACCGTTATTGCCGGGCAGCTGAATATGCAGCTGCAGGCGGGCGAGATAGCCTGCCTGTTAGGCCCCAGTGGCTGTGGTAAAACAACGGTACTGCGTGCTGTAGCCGGTTTCAATTCGCTGTTATCCGGCACCATTGTTCAAAATGGCAAGGAGATCTCCAGTGTGGGTTTTACACTGCCACCTGAGCAGCGCGGAATCGGGGTTGTGTTTCAGGACTATGCGCTGTTTCCCCATCTCAACGTATTTGACAATATTGCTTTTGGTTTACACCGGCGTAGCGCCGCAGAAAAGAAACTGTCAGTCGCGGAGATGCTCAAGCTGGTCGAACTTCCTGATATATCTAACCGTTATCCCCATGAGCTTTCCGGAGGTCAGCAACAACGGGTAGCCCTGGCCCGGGCACTGGCACCTAAACCTAAGCTGCTGCTGATGGATGAGCCCTTCTCTAATCTGGATACCGATCTGCGTAAACAGTTGGCACTGGAGGTGCGATCTATACTTAAAGATCAGGGGATTGCGGCGATTATGGTGACCCATGATCAGCAGGAGGCTTTTGCTATCAGCGATAAACTGGGCATACTGGCGCGGGGTACGCTGCAGCAGTGGGGCACCCCGACAGAGTTGTATTACCAACCGGTTAATCCGCTGGTGGCTGGCTTTGTCGGCAAAGGGGAGCTGTTTGACGCCGAGTGTCTGAGTGAGACGGCGGTTGTCACTGAGCTGGGTACCATTGAGTTTGCTGAGCCTTTTGGCGGGGTCACCGGCAAGCAGCTATCTCTGTTTATTCGTCCGGCGGATATCCGTCCCAGTACCGAAAAGGGAAATGTGATGGCTACCATTGAGCAGAAGGAGTTTCTCGGCAGTTCAGTGGTATATCAGCTGATGTTGCCATCCGGAAGGCGAATAGAGTCGGAAATTTTTGAACCGCTGATGTTTGAGGTTGGCTCGCAGGTGTCACTGCATGTTTCGGCCCACCGGCCGATCGCGTTCAGCGGTTAG
- a CDS encoding aromatic/alkene/methane monooxygenase hydroxylase/oxygenase subunit alpha codes for MAAKKLNIKDKYRLLTRDLDWEFSYEDRKQAFPYEEFEGIKITDWDKWEDPFRLTMDSYWKYQAEKEKKLYAIFDAFSQNNGHLNVVDPRYVNAVKIFLTGVSPLEYQAYQGFAHVGRQFGGVGARVACQMQSLDELRHVQTQIHAMSHYNKFFDGFQEFSHMHDRVWYLSVPRSFFCDARSAGPFEFMIAIGFSFEYVLTNLLFVPFMSGAAYNGDMATVTFGFSAQSDEARHMTLGLEVIKFLLEQHEDNVPIVQKWLDKWFWRGTRLLTIVAMMMDYMLPNKVMSWKEAWEVYFEEAGGALFKDLARYGIRMPKYAETIEKEKEHISHQAWWTFYTHGHAAGFHTWIPSDEELDWLSAQYPDTFDKYYRPLWEMAKEMEAKGERFYTTGLPQLCQTCQIPMLFTEMDNPNQNSMRDFVYQGERYHFCSDGCCDIFKEEPEKYVQAWLPVHQIFQGNCGGPEVGDILKDYYKMNVGVDNMDIKGSPDEVRWNKWKGVA; via the coding sequence ATGGCTGCTAAAAAACTAAATATAAAAGATAAGTATCGCCTGCTGACCCGCGATCTGGACTGGGAGTTTTCCTATGAAGACCGTAAACAGGCGTTTCCCTACGAAGAGTTTGAAGGGATTAAAATTACCGACTGGGACAAGTGGGAAGATCCGTTCCGTCTGACCATGGATTCCTACTGGAAGTATCAGGCCGAGAAAGAGAAAAAGCTGTACGCCATTTTCGATGCCTTCTCTCAGAATAATGGTCACCTGAATGTGGTTGATCCCCGCTATGTGAATGCGGTGAAGATCTTCCTTACAGGCGTATCGCCACTGGAATATCAGGCCTATCAGGGTTTTGCTCATGTGGGGCGTCAGTTTGGGGGTGTGGGGGCCCGGGTGGCCTGCCAGATGCAGTCGCTGGATGAACTGCGTCATGTGCAGACCCAGATCCATGCGATGAGTCACTACAACAAGTTCTTCGATGGTTTCCAGGAATTCAGCCACATGCATGACCGGGTGTGGTATCTGTCGGTACCCCGTTCGTTCTTTTGTGATGCACGAAGTGCCGGGCCGTTCGAATTTATGATCGCAATCGGCTTCTCCTTTGAGTACGTGCTGACTAATCTGCTGTTTGTACCCTTTATGTCCGGTGCTGCTTATAACGGCGATATGGCCACAGTGACCTTTGGTTTCTCGGCGCAGTCTGACGAGGCCCGTCATATGACTCTGGGACTTGAAGTGATCAAGTTTCTGCTGGAGCAGCATGAAGATAACGTGCCTATTGTGCAGAAATGGCTTGATAAGTGGTTCTGGCGCGGCACTCGTTTGCTGACGATCGTTGCGATGATGATGGACTATATGCTGCCGAATAAAGTGATGTCCTGGAAAGAGGCCTGGGAGGTCTATTTCGAAGAGGCTGGTGGGGCACTGTTTAAGGACCTGGCCCGTTATGGTATCCGCATGCCGAAGTACGCGGAAACCATTGAGAAAGAGAAAGAGCATATTTCCCATCAGGCCTGGTGGACCTTCTATACCCATGGGCATGCTGCAGGGTTCCACACCTGGATCCCAAGCGATGAAGAACTGGACTGGCTGTCGGCGCAATACCCGGACACTTTCGATAAATACTACCGTCCTCTGTGGGAAATGGCTAAAGAGATGGAAGCTAAAGGCGAACGCTTTTACACCACCGGTTTGCCACAACTGTGTCAGACCTGTCAGATCCCGATGCTGTTTACCGAGATGGATAATCCGAACCAGAACTCGATGCGTGACTTTGTTTATCAGGGTGAGCGTTATCACTTCTGCTCTGACGGTTGCTGCGACATTTTCAAAGAGGAACCGGAAAAGTATGTGCAGGCCTGGTTACCGGTACATCAGATCTTTCAGGGCAACTGTGGTGGTCCCGAGGTCGGCGATATTCTGAAGGACTACTACAAGATGAATGTTGGCGTCGACAATATGGATATTAAAGGCTCACCCGATGAGGTGCGCTGGAATAAGTGGAAAGGCGTCGCCTGA
- a CDS encoding sigma-54-dependent Fis family transcriptional regulator, translating into MTELQPKLPDAQDLLEQIRFDNEEGKIWLDEQRMLLIHSAVMGLLRNELIQTLGVERAKGFLMRFGYHTGLRDAELAKKVRPDMTPEEVFMVGPQLHAIKGMVKVIPVSLEFDEDSQHFFGAFDWYNSHEVETHLANYGNSDVPVCWTLIGYASGFSTYQMNRQIIFRETQCAATGADHCHIEGRPAEDWDDPEEMEKYLLPDPIIEQLMALQDEVSVLKDQFRSNDAEEDLLFNSVGHSAAFKNVCHLIRKASKSKVSVLLQGETGVGKEVVARGLHTTSDRADKPFVAVNCACIPPDLIEAELFGVEKGAYTGATQSREGKFERAHRGTIFLDEVIELTPRAQASLLRVLQESEFERVGDNRTRRIDVRVVAATNEDLEAAVQEGRFRADLFYRLNVYPVHIPPLRDRTEDIPLLTEHFLKKYCTLYNKKTSGISDKTMQALTQYKWPGNIRELENMIERGVILTENNQTISMASFFPSLSEPSHPLNIIGGRGQLHEEAPKPDTTDQEPVESLLVENFSLEQLEQQLIEEAMSQCSNNVSKAARKLGLTRPALAYRLKKFQDG; encoded by the coding sequence ATGACAGAATTACAACCTAAGCTTCCTGACGCTCAGGATCTCTTAGAACAGATCCGCTTCGACAATGAAGAGGGCAAAATCTGGCTGGATGAGCAGCGCATGCTGCTGATCCATTCCGCAGTCATGGGATTACTGCGAAACGAGCTGATCCAGACGCTGGGAGTAGAGAGAGCTAAAGGCTTCCTCATGCGCTTCGGATACCATACCGGCTTGCGAGATGCCGAACTGGCTAAAAAAGTTCGCCCGGATATGACCCCCGAAGAAGTTTTTATGGTGGGACCTCAGCTTCATGCCATCAAAGGTATGGTTAAAGTCATCCCGGTTTCTCTGGAGTTCGACGAAGATAGCCAACATTTCTTCGGTGCTTTTGACTGGTACAACTCCCATGAAGTAGAAACTCACCTGGCAAATTATGGTAATTCCGACGTTCCGGTTTGCTGGACACTGATCGGTTATGCCAGTGGCTTTTCCACCTATCAGATGAACCGCCAGATCATCTTCAGGGAAACTCAGTGCGCCGCCACCGGAGCCGATCACTGCCATATCGAGGGGCGTCCGGCCGAAGACTGGGACGATCCCGAAGAGATGGAAAAATATCTTCTTCCCGACCCCATTATTGAACAGCTGATGGCCCTGCAGGATGAAGTCAGCGTTCTCAAAGATCAGTTTCGCAGCAACGATGCTGAAGAAGACCTGCTGTTTAACAGCGTCGGCCACTCAGCAGCGTTTAAAAATGTCTGCCACCTGATACGTAAAGCGTCAAAAAGTAAGGTTAGCGTACTGCTGCAGGGCGAAACCGGCGTGGGAAAAGAGGTTGTTGCCCGGGGCCTGCATACAACCAGTGACCGGGCGGACAAACCCTTTGTTGCAGTCAACTGTGCCTGCATCCCCCCTGACCTGATAGAAGCCGAGTTATTCGGGGTGGAAAAAGGCGCTTATACCGGAGCAACCCAATCCCGCGAGGGTAAATTTGAACGGGCCCACCGGGGGACTATTTTTCTCGACGAGGTGATCGAGCTGACTCCAAGGGCGCAGGCGTCACTGCTGAGAGTGTTACAGGAATCTGAATTTGAGCGGGTCGGTGACAACCGCACCCGGCGAATTGATGTGCGGGTTGTCGCTGCCACCAATGAGGACCTGGAAGCCGCTGTTCAGGAAGGTCGTTTCCGCGCCGATCTGTTTTACCGTTTAAATGTCTATCCGGTACATATCCCCCCGCTTCGCGACCGTACCGAAGATATTCCACTGCTGACCGAACACTTCCTGAAAAAATACTGCACCCTGTACAATAAAAAAACATCCGGTATCTCAGATAAAACGATGCAGGCACTGACCCAGTACAAGTGGCCCGGTAATATCCGCGAGCTGGAGAATATGATTGAACGGGGCGTCATTCTGACCGAAAACAACCAGACGATCAGTATGGCCAGCTTCTTTCCCTCGCTGTCTGAACCCTCTCATCCATTGAATATCATTGGTGGCCGGGGGCAGCTTCATGAAGAAGCGCCCAAACCTGATACAACGGATCAGGAACCTGTCGAAAGCCTGCTGGTTGAAAACTTCAGCCTCGAACAGCTTGAGCAGCAATTAATTGAAGAGGCGATGTCCCAGTGCAGCAATAATGTTTCCAAAGCGGCACGTAAGCTCGGGCTGACACGTCCGGCACTGGCCTACCGTTTGAAAAAATTCCAGGATGGATAA